Proteins from a genomic interval of Leifsonia shinshuensis:
- a CDS encoding aldehyde dehydrogenase family protein, with protein sequence MSRLAVPKTYKLYIGGKFPRSESGRTYEVVSAKGAFLANAAKASRKDARDAVVAARGALSGWAGATAYNRGQVLYRIAELMEGRRAQFVDEIVSAEGVSAAVAGAQVDEAIDRWVWYAGWADKFAQVAGNANPVAGPYFNISVPEPTGVVAIVAPQDSSLLGFVSAIAPALVAGNTVVVVASERFPLSAISLSEVLATSDVPGGVVNILTGSPAEIAPWLASHADVNALDLVGAGALEWVDLQIAAADTLKRVLTPENGPDAAAPSLDRIAFFTETKTVWHTKSLL encoded by the coding sequence ATGAGCCGCCTGGCCGTGCCGAAGACCTACAAGCTCTACATCGGCGGGAAGTTCCCGCGCTCGGAGTCCGGCCGCACGTACGAGGTCGTCTCGGCGAAGGGCGCGTTCCTGGCGAACGCCGCCAAGGCCTCCCGTAAGGACGCCCGTGACGCCGTCGTGGCCGCGCGCGGCGCGCTGTCCGGCTGGGCCGGCGCGACGGCGTACAACCGCGGCCAGGTGCTCTACCGGATCGCCGAGCTGATGGAGGGCCGCCGGGCCCAGTTCGTGGACGAGATCGTGTCCGCGGAGGGCGTCTCCGCCGCCGTCGCGGGCGCCCAGGTGGACGAGGCGATCGACCGCTGGGTCTGGTACGCCGGCTGGGCCGACAAGTTCGCCCAGGTCGCCGGTAACGCCAACCCGGTCGCCGGCCCGTACTTCAACATCTCGGTGCCGGAGCCGACCGGCGTCGTCGCGATCGTCGCGCCGCAGGACTCCAGCCTGCTGGGCTTCGTCAGCGCCATAGCGCCGGCCCTGGTCGCCGGCAACACCGTCGTTGTCGTGGCGAGCGAGCGCTTCCCGCTGTCGGCGATCAGCCTCAGCGAGGTGCTCGCGACGAGCGACGTCCCGGGCGGCGTGGTCAACATCCTCACCGGGTCGCCCGCGGAGATCGCCCCGTGGCTGGCCTCGCACGCCGATGTCAACGCGCTCGACCTGGTCGGCGCGGGAGCGCTGGAGTGGGTGGACCTGCAGATCGCCGCGGCGGACACGCTGAAGCGCGTGCTGACGCCGGAGAACGGCCCGGACGCCGCTGCACCGTCGCTGGACCGCATCGCATTCTTCAC
- a CDS encoding aldehyde dehydrogenase family protein: MSFLEYAPAPESRAILNLRDQYGLFIDGEFVDGHGTPFQTISPATEERIATIATADSADVDRAVAAARRAYDRVWSRMSGSDRGKYLFRIARLIQERARELAVAESLDNGKPIKESRDVDVPLVAAWFFYYAGWADKLEHAGLGPAPRALGVAAQVIPWNFPLLMLAWKIAPALAAGNTVVLKPAETTPLTALLFAEIVQQADLPAGVVNIVTGAGETGRELVAHPDVNKVAFTGSTAVGREIARSVAGTEKKLTLELGGKAANIVFDDAPIDQAIEGIVNGIFFNQGHVCCAGSRLLVQESVHDEVVERLKRRLSTLRLGDPLDKNTDIGAINSAEQLQRIRELSDIGEAEGAERWTAECAIPENGFWFAPTIFDNVSTSHRIAREEIFGPVLSVLTFRTPAEAIAKANNTPYGLSAGIWTDKGSRILAVADKLRAGVVWANTFNRFDPASPFGGYKESGYGREGGRHGLGAYLVPGRSLPAARPAVTASRTSTRTTTRKGATK; the protein is encoded by the coding sequence ATGAGCTTCCTCGAGTACGCCCCGGCCCCCGAGTCGCGCGCGATCCTCAACCTGCGCGACCAGTACGGCCTCTTCATCGACGGCGAGTTCGTCGACGGCCACGGCACGCCGTTCCAGACCATCTCCCCGGCCACGGAGGAGCGCATCGCGACCATCGCGACCGCGGACTCCGCCGACGTCGACCGCGCGGTGGCCGCCGCCCGCCGCGCCTACGACCGGGTCTGGTCGCGGATGAGCGGCAGCGACCGCGGCAAGTACCTGTTCCGCATCGCGCGCCTGATCCAGGAGCGCGCCCGCGAGCTGGCCGTCGCCGAGAGCCTCGACAACGGCAAGCCGATCAAGGAGAGCCGCGACGTCGATGTGCCCCTGGTCGCCGCCTGGTTCTTCTACTACGCAGGCTGGGCCGACAAGCTGGAGCACGCCGGCCTCGGCCCCGCGCCGCGCGCCCTCGGCGTCGCCGCCCAGGTCATCCCGTGGAACTTCCCGCTGCTCATGCTGGCGTGGAAGATCGCCCCGGCCCTCGCGGCGGGCAACACCGTCGTCCTGAAGCCGGCCGAGACCACCCCGCTGACCGCACTGCTGTTCGCGGAGATCGTCCAGCAGGCCGACCTCCCCGCCGGCGTCGTCAACATCGTCACCGGCGCCGGGGAGACCGGCCGCGAGCTGGTCGCCCACCCGGACGTCAACAAGGTGGCGTTCACCGGGTCCACCGCCGTCGGCCGGGAGATCGCCCGCTCGGTGGCCGGCACCGAGAAGAAGCTCACGCTGGAGCTCGGCGGCAAGGCCGCGAACATCGTCTTCGACGACGCGCCGATCGACCAGGCCATCGAGGGCATCGTCAACGGCATCTTCTTCAATCAGGGCCACGTCTGCTGCGCCGGCAGCCGACTGCTGGTGCAGGAGAGCGTGCACGACGAGGTCGTGGAGCGCCTGAAGCGCCGCCTCTCGACGCTCCGCCTCGGCGACCCGCTGGACAAGAACACCGACATCGGCGCGATCAACAGCGCCGAGCAGCTGCAGCGCATCCGCGAGCTCTCCGACATCGGCGAGGCCGAGGGCGCCGAGCGCTGGACGGCCGAGTGCGCCATCCCGGAGAACGGCTTCTGGTTCGCGCCGACGATCTTCGACAACGTCTCGACCAGCCACCGGATCGCCCGCGAGGAGATCTTCGGCCCGGTGCTGTCGGTGCTGACGTTCCGCACCCCGGCGGAGGCCATCGCCAAGGCGAACAACACGCCGTACGGCCTCTCGGCCGGCATCTGGACCGACAAGGGCAGCCGCATCCTGGCCGTCGCCGACAAGCTCCGCGCCGGCGTCGTCTGGGCGAACACTTTCAACCGGTTCGACCCGGCCAGCCCGTTCGGCGGCTACAAGGAGTCCGGCTACGGCCGCGAGGGCGGCAGGCACGGCCTCGGCGCCTACCTGGTGCCCGGCCGCTCGCTGCCCGCTGCACGTCCCGCTGTGACGGCCTCCCGCACCTCCACCCGCACCACGACCCGCAAGGGAGCGACGAAATGA
- the deoC gene encoding deoxyribose-phosphate aldolase, which produces MTIETTPPVRTLAPAARAVEVLGGDLTEGSLRRYLGGIPGVDAVGLEQRAAGLGTRSIKTTSKAWALDKIIELIDLTTLEGADTPGKVRSLVAKALTPDPSDLTAPRPAAVCVYGDMVPYAVQALGASHAGRVARETGQAGGINVAAVATAFPSGRASLPVKLADTADAVAAGADEIDMVIDRGAFLSGRYGLVFDEIVAVKEACRRDDGSYAHLKVILETGELNTYDNVRRASWLSILAGADFIKTSTGKVSPAATLPVTLLMLEVVRDWHRLTGEEIGVKPAGGIRSSKDAIKYLVTVAETVGEHWLQPHLFRFGASSLLNDVLLQRQKLHTGHYSGADYVTID; this is translated from the coding sequence ATGACCATCGAAACGACACCGCCCGTGCGCACCCTCGCGCCGGCGGCCCGCGCCGTCGAGGTGCTGGGCGGCGACCTCACCGAGGGCTCGCTCCGCCGCTACCTGGGCGGCATCCCCGGGGTGGACGCCGTCGGGCTGGAGCAGCGCGCCGCCGGCCTCGGCACCCGTTCCATCAAGACCACCAGCAAGGCCTGGGCGCTCGACAAGATCATCGAGCTCATCGACCTGACCACGCTGGAGGGCGCCGACACGCCGGGCAAAGTGCGCTCGCTCGTCGCCAAGGCGCTGACGCCCGACCCGAGCGACCTCACCGCGCCGCGGCCCGCCGCGGTCTGCGTGTACGGCGACATGGTGCCCTACGCGGTCCAGGCGCTCGGCGCGTCCCACGCGGGCCGCGTCGCCCGCGAGACCGGCCAGGCCGGCGGCATCAACGTCGCCGCCGTCGCCACCGCGTTCCCGAGCGGCCGCGCCTCCCTCCCGGTCAAGCTCGCCGACACCGCCGACGCGGTCGCGGCCGGCGCCGACGAGATCGACATGGTCATCGACCGCGGCGCCTTCCTCTCCGGCCGCTACGGGCTCGTCTTCGACGAGATCGTGGCCGTCAAGGAGGCCTGCCGCCGCGACGACGGCAGCTACGCCCACCTCAAGGTGATCCTGGAGACCGGCGAGCTGAACACCTACGACAACGTGCGCCGCGCGTCCTGGCTGAGCATCCTCGCCGGCGCCGACTTCATCAAGACCTCCACCGGCAAGGTCTCGCCGGCGGCGACCCTCCCGGTGACGCTGCTGATGCTGGAGGTCGTGCGCGACTGGCACCGGCTGACCGGGGAGGAGATCGGCGTGAAGCCGGCGGGCGGCATCCGCTCGTCGAAGGACGCCATCAAGTACCTCGTGACGGTCGCCGAGACCGTGGGCGAGCACTGGCTGCAGCCGCACCTGTTCCGGTTCGGCGCCTCCAGCCTCCTCAACGACGTGCTGCTGCAGCGCCAGAAGCTGCACACCGGGCACTACTCCGGCGCCGACTACGTGACGATCGACTGA